The following proteins are encoded in a genomic region of Dokdonia donghaensis DSW-1:
- a CDS encoding DUF2200 domain-containing protein — MKVTAAKEEKVAQMIFASIYPHYWNRLEKNGRTREEFHQVLEWFTGYNEATLQSLIDEKVTFKEFFKRATIHPNADLIKGVVCGYRIEEIEDEFLLYKQCRQMEKLIDELAKGRKMEKILRTAK, encoded by the coding sequence ATGAAAGTTACTGCCGCCAAAGAAGAAAAGGTAGCACAGATGATATTTGCATCCATCTACCCACATTACTGGAATAGACTAGAAAAAAATGGCCGTACCAGAGAAGAGTTTCACCAAGTGTTAGAATGGTTTACGGGTTATAATGAAGCGACTTTACAATCGCTTATAGATGAGAAAGTAACCTTTAAGGAGTTCTTTAAAAGAGCGACCATACACCCTAATGCAGACTTAATAAAAGGAGTGGTTTGTGGCTATCGTATAGAAGAAATAGAAGATGAGTTTCTCTTATACAAGCAATGCAGACAGATGGAAAAACTTATAGACGAGCTGGCAAAAGGCCGCAAGATGGAGAAGATATTAAGAACGGCCAAATAG
- a CDS encoding deoxyhypusine synthase family protein, producing the protein MKTKGAISQFIEKYYLHFNAASVVDAAKAYEEQLNKGSKMLVSLAGAMSTAELGKIFAEMIRKDKVQIISCTGANLEEDVMNLVAHSHYERVPNYRDLTPQDEWDLLERGLNRVTDTCIPEEEAFRRIQEHIVKIWKDAEAAGERYFPHEFMYKLLLSGVLEEYYEIDIKDSWMYAAAQANLPIIVPGWEDSTMGNIFASYVMKGELKASTVKAGIEYMTYLADWYTANSDNGIGFFQIGGGIAGDFPICVVPMLYQDMERTDTPFWSYFCQISDSTTSYGSYSGAVPNEKITWGKLDMNTPKFIIESDATIVAPLIFAYLLDM; encoded by the coding sequence ATGAAGACTAAAGGAGCAATCTCTCAATTTATAGAGAAGTACTACCTGCACTTTAACGCAGCCTCTGTAGTAGATGCAGCAAAGGCCTATGAAGAGCAGCTCAATAAGGGTTCAAAAATGCTGGTTTCGCTTGCGGGAGCAATGAGTACGGCAGAACTAGGTAAAATTTTTGCAGAGATGATACGTAAAGATAAAGTACAAATCATCTCTTGTACGGGTGCAAACCTAGAGGAAGATGTAATGAATCTTGTAGCCCACAGCCACTACGAGCGCGTGCCAAATTATCGTGATCTAACCCCACAAGATGAGTGGGATTTATTAGAGCGCGGCTTAAACAGAGTTACAGATACGTGTATCCCAGAAGAGGAGGCTTTTAGAAGAATACAAGAACATATTGTAAAAATCTGGAAAGATGCAGAGGCTGCCGGTGAGCGCTACTTCCCGCACGAGTTTATGTATAAATTATTACTCTCTGGAGTACTCGAAGAATATTATGAGATAGACATAAAAGACTCTTGGATGTATGCCGCTGCACAAGCAAATCTACCTATCATAGTGCCAGGTTGGGAAGATAGTACAATGGGCAATATTTTTGCCAGCTACGTGATGAAGGGTGAACTTAAAGCAAGTACCGTAAAAGCTGGTATTGAGTATATGACCTATCTAGCAGACTGGTATACGGCAAACTCAGATAACGGTATAGGTTTCTTTCAGATAGGTGGTGGTATCGCTGGCGATTTTCCTATTTGTGTTGTGCCTATGCTTTATCAAGATATGGAGCGCACAGATACACCATTCTGGAGTTATTTCTGCCAGATAAGTGACTCCACAACTAGCTATGGCTCTTACAGTGGCGCTGTGCCTAATGAAAAGATAACCTGGGGTAAACTAGATATGAACACGCCTAAGTTTATTATAGAAAGTGATGCAACCATCGTAGCACCACTCATATTTGCTTACCTTCTAGATATGTAA
- the speB gene encoding agmatinase, protein MKSQKTYAGIEEKYASAESSKIVLIPVPYDGTSTWGKGADKGPEAFLHASENMELYDIETDTEVYKQGVFLADTLTGHNTAEEMVDEVHKEVKAAILRNKFVTMMGGEHSVSIGAIRAFNECYDDLTVLQLDAHTDLRKEYEGSVYNHACAMYEANETTNLVQVGIRSMDASEKTVLNEENVFYAHDMSTDDYWMDNAVELMTDNVYITLDLDALDPSIMPSTGTPEPGGLLWYETLEFLRKVFEEKNVVGFDIVELCPNPSEKSSDFLAAKLYYKMLSYKFMEQDADEDNDNLYAKNQNTITKLKYDQDED, encoded by the coding sequence ATGAAATCTCAAAAAACGTATGCCGGCATAGAAGAAAAATATGCCAGCGCCGAATCTTCAAAAATCGTATTAATCCCTGTCCCTTATGACGGTACAAGTACCTGGGGAAAAGGTGCAGATAAGGGTCCTGAAGCCTTTTTACACGCATCTGAAAATATGGAGCTGTACGATATAGAGACAGATACAGAGGTTTATAAACAAGGTGTATTTCTTGCAGATACTCTTACAGGGCATAACACTGCAGAAGAAATGGTGGATGAAGTACACAAGGAGGTAAAAGCTGCTATTTTACGCAATAAGTTTGTCACGATGATGGGTGGAGAACACTCTGTATCTATAGGAGCTATACGCGCTTTTAATGAGTGTTATGATGACTTAACTGTATTACAACTAGATGCACACACAGACCTACGCAAGGAGTATGAAGGCTCTGTATATAATCACGCTTGTGCGATGTATGAAGCAAATGAGACTACAAACCTTGTGCAAGTAGGAATACGTAGTATGGATGCCTCAGAAAAAACAGTTCTTAATGAAGAGAATGTTTTTTATGCACACGATATGAGTACAGATGACTACTGGATGGACAATGCTGTAGAGCTTATGACAGATAATGTGTATATCACGTTAGATCTCGATGCCCTTGACCCTTCTATTATGCCATCTACAGGTACTCCAGAACCAGGAGGACTTTTATGGTATGAGACACTTGAGTTTTTAAGAAAGGTCTTTGAAGAAAAAAATGTGGTAGGCTTTGACATCGTAGAGTTATGCCCTAACCCTTCAGAAAAATCTTCAGACTTTCTAGCAGCTAAACTTTACTATAAAATGTTGAGCTACAAATTTATGGAGCAAGATGCAGATGAGGATAATGATAATCTCTATGCAAAAAATCAAAACACAATCACAAAGTTAAAATACGATCAAGATGAAGACTAA
- a CDS encoding capsule assembly Wzi family protein, translated as MIRSTIIIILISFLNLSLFAQNNLDFEATFRARSFLHSDRLPFWLHNNTQGLLSENSDYGVSAFAKAEYKLSQDHNLSLGVGGYLANGFENSIRRSDLFLEYENNLIKVIVGSKSLPESELSNSVINNNILFTGNTRALPGLFLSNNKPLKLFKNISFDAEIAHYQFNDDRSVDNARLHYKKVGINWRIRDKSSLHVSLRHYVQWAGTQGDGTKLPGDFNAFFRTFTGANGGDIDNDNEAINALGNHLGTYEVSYLGTYKSIDFKIYHNTLFEDRSGRELNNFPDGVWGVSVFPKTLSFIDNVTYEYIQTVSQSGSPRATEGLNQQSGGDNYFRNSIYGSGWTYEGLILGLPLINPFGNTTTPQNNRVFGHHLGLNGRLSKIHYKLKGTYVENLGRYNRPIEPRQRALYTSMQVQLPLAAYGAVSMYSGADFINNFENTYAIGIGYNFSFD; from the coding sequence ATGATAAGAAGCACTATTATAATCATTCTAATATCTTTCCTCAATCTATCGCTTTTTGCCCAAAATAACTTAGATTTTGAAGCGACTTTTAGAGCTCGTAGTTTTTTGCACTCAGATAGATTACCATTCTGGTTACATAACAATACCCAAGGTTTACTTAGTGAGAATAGTGATTATGGAGTTTCCGCTTTCGCGAAAGCAGAATACAAACTCTCGCAAGATCATAACCTTAGTCTTGGAGTAGGGGGATACTTGGCAAATGGATTTGAGAATAGTATTAGAAGAAGTGATCTCTTTCTAGAGTATGAAAATAATTTAATTAAGGTAATAGTAGGTTCTAAAAGTTTACCTGAGTCAGAACTATCAAATTCTGTTATAAATAATAACATTCTTTTTACTGGAAATACGCGTGCGCTCCCTGGTTTATTTCTTTCAAATAATAAACCTCTAAAACTTTTTAAAAATATCTCATTTGATGCAGAGATAGCTCATTATCAATTTAACGACGATCGTTCGGTTGATAATGCAAGATTGCATTATAAGAAAGTTGGTATAAATTGGCGTATTCGGGATAAGTCATCTTTACACGTTTCTTTGCGACATTATGTTCAATGGGCAGGTACGCAAGGCGATGGAACAAAATTGCCTGGTGATTTTAACGCATTTTTCAGAACATTTACTGGAGCTAATGGAGGTGATATTGATAATGATAACGAAGCCATTAATGCGCTAGGAAATCATCTAGGTACCTACGAAGTATCATATCTGGGAACTTATAAAAGCATAGATTTTAAAATATATCATAACACGCTATTTGAAGATCGATCTGGTCGTGAGCTTAATAATTTCCCAGATGGTGTGTGGGGCGTAAGTGTATTTCCTAAGACCTTATCTTTTATAGATAATGTTACTTATGAGTATATCCAGACGGTATCGCAAAGCGGTAGTCCAAGAGCTACCGAAGGACTTAATCAACAAAGTGGAGGTGATAATTATTTTAGAAATAGTATATATGGATCCGGCTGGACTTACGAGGGTTTGATATTAGGTTTGCCTCTTATTAATCCCTTTGGTAATACCACCACTCCTCAAAATAATAGAGTTTTTGGACACCATTTGGGCTTAAATGGAAGATTGAGTAAAATACATTATAAACTAAAAGGAACTTACGTAGAAAATTTAGGCAGATATAATAGACCTATAGAACCAAGACAACGTGCATTATATACTTCTATGCAGGTACAATTACCTTTGGCAGCTTATGGTGCAGTATCAATGTATAGTGGAGCAGATTTTATAAATAATTTTGAGAATACCTATGCTATTGGGATTGGTTATAATTTTTCATTTGATTAA
- a CDS encoding carbon-nitrogen hydrolase family protein — MKTGDIEHIELKYLELNDYQELKTAMISAYTNMPDSYWEEKHISTLIKKFPKGQAVIKINGQIAGCALSIIVNYDEFEDDHTYRDITGNYTFSTHSDDGDVLYGIDVFIKPAYRGLRLGRRLYDYRKELCEELNLKGITFGGRMPNYSLYAEDLKPKEYIEKVKRKEINDPVLNFQISNNFHPAKVMRGYLEGDKASGEYAILMEWDNIYYKKPSRKAATKKSNVRLGLIQWQMRPYNSLEELLNQAEYFIDAVAGYRSDFVLFPEFFNAPLMARDNHLKTSDAIRKLARHTEAIVQQFSEFAITYNINIIAGSMPEIRDGRLYNVGYLCRRDGSTERYEKLHVTPDEAKVWGMQGGTELKTYDTDCGKIGILICYDSEFPELSRLLANEGMDILFVPFLTDTQNGYSRVRHCSQARAIENECYVAIAGSVGNLPNVENMDIQFAQSMVFTPCDFSFPTNGIKAEATPNTEMILIADVDLDLLKELNQFGAVKNLRDRRTDLFEVVRK, encoded by the coding sequence ATGAAAACTGGAGATATAGAACACATTGAGCTCAAGTATCTTGAGCTCAATGACTATCAAGAACTTAAAACGGCTATGATATCTGCATATACAAATATGCCAGATTCATACTGGGAGGAGAAACATATATCAACATTGATTAAAAAGTTTCCAAAGGGACAAGCCGTCATAAAAATTAATGGGCAAATTGCCGGCTGTGCACTATCTATCATTGTCAACTATGATGAGTTTGAAGATGACCACACGTATAGAGATATTACTGGCAACTACACATTTTCTACCCACTCAGATGATGGTGATGTTCTTTATGGTATAGATGTATTTATCAAACCGGCATATAGAGGTCTGCGCTTAGGCAGAAGGCTCTACGACTATCGCAAAGAGCTATGTGAAGAACTTAACTTAAAAGGTATCACCTTTGGCGGTAGAATGCCTAATTACAGTCTTTATGCAGAAGACCTGAAACCTAAAGAATACATTGAAAAAGTAAAGCGCAAAGAAATAAATGACCCAGTGCTAAACTTTCAAATCTCTAATAACTTTCACCCAGCAAAAGTTATGAGAGGCTACCTAGAGGGAGATAAAGCCTCTGGAGAGTATGCTATCCTTATGGAGTGGGATAACATTTACTACAAGAAGCCATCTAGAAAAGCTGCTACAAAAAAGTCAAATGTACGTCTAGGGCTTATACAGTGGCAAATGCGACCTTACAATAGTCTAGAGGAGTTACTTAACCAAGCAGAGTATTTTATAGATGCTGTTGCTGGTTACAGATCTGACTTTGTGTTATTTCCTGAGTTTTTTAATGCCCCCCTTATGGCAAGGGATAACCATCTCAAAACGTCAGATGCGATAAGAAAACTTGCAAGGCATACGGAAGCTATAGTTCAGCAATTTTCAGAATTTGCAATAACCTATAATATCAATATTATAGCCGGTAGTATGCCCGAGATACGCGATGGACGCTTATACAATGTAGGTTATCTATGTAGACGTGATGGCAGTACAGAGCGTTATGAAAAACTACACGTTACTCCAGACGAGGCCAAAGTATGGGGTATGCAAGGTGGTACTGAGCTTAAAACATATGATACAGATTGTGGAAAAATTGGAATATTGATATGCTATGATTCTGAGTTTCCAGAGTTAAGTAGACTACTTGCAAATGAAGGAATGGATATACTATTTGTTCCCTTTCTTACAGATACACAAAATGGATATTCAAGAGTGCGTCACTGCTCACAAGCAAGAGCTATAGAAAATGAATGTTATGTAGCAATTGCTGGTAGTGTAGGTAACTTACCTAATGTAGAAAATATGGATATACAGTTTGCACAATCTATGGTGTTTACTCCTTGTGACTTCTCCTTCCCTACCAATGGCATAAAAGCAGAGGCAACACCAAATACAGAGATGATATTAATAGCCGATGTTGACCTAGATTTACTAAAAGAACTCAATCAATTTGGCGCAGTAAAAAATTTACGTGATAGACGGACAGATCTTTTTGAAGTGGTTAGAAAGTAA
- a CDS encoding tyrosine-protein phosphatase yields the protein MFGLFNNKISFLEIWSGTPEMHCHVLPGIDDGAKTPNQSEELLKKYAALGCTKIIATPHTMAGIYDNTPEIIKSAYENISDKQDIALSYSSEYMLDENFSKLLEEGNIIPLYEKYVLVEMSFFQPPENLFEIIYKIGTLGYIPVMAHPERYAYYHKRFDIYKEFKQKGCLLQLNALSLTPHYGEGVQKIAFKLLSENLYDYIGTDTHRIDHLEKVRNFKIPKKYQENLQTICDFTRNEIL from the coding sequence ATGTTTGGACTATTTAATAATAAAATATCGTTTCTTGAGATCTGGTCTGGAACTCCTGAAATGCATTGTCACGTTTTACCTGGGATAGATGATGGTGCAAAGACCCCCAATCAAAGTGAGGAGCTTTTAAAAAAATATGCAGCTTTAGGTTGTACAAAAATTATAGCGACACCCCATACTATGGCTGGTATTTATGATAATACGCCAGAGATTATTAAAAGTGCATATGAAAATATAAGTGACAAACAGGACATAGCTTTGAGTTATTCTTCTGAGTATATGCTGGACGAAAATTTTAGTAAACTTCTAGAAGAGGGTAATATTATACCTCTTTATGAAAAGTATGTTCTTGTAGAAATGTCTTTTTTCCAACCTCCAGAAAACCTTTTTGAAATTATTTATAAAATAGGAACTTTAGGTTATATACCTGTTATGGCGCATCCTGAACGTTATGCCTACTATCATAAACGTTTTGATATTTATAAAGAGTTTAAACAAAAGGGCTGTCTGTTACAGCTTAACGCCTTATCACTTACACCTCATTATGGGGAGGGAGTACAAAAAATTGCCTTCAAATTACTTTCTGAAAACTTGTATGATTATATAGGTACAGATACCCATCGCATAGATCATTTGGAGAAAGTAAGGAACTTTAAAATTCCAAAGAAGTATCAAGAAAATTTACAGACCATATGTGATTTTACTAGAAATGAAATATTATAA
- a CDS encoding arginine decarboxylase, whose translation MKTKYFDLIDQTFDFPQEEFTLKTNELQFHGIDLMALIKEHGAPLKFTYLPKISDNINRAKTWFAAAIKEHNYAGNYNYCYCTKSSHFKHVLDEALKNDIHIETSSAFDIDIVENLKAQGKINNDTFVICNGFKRDQYVQNIARLINNGHKNCITVIDNYEEITLLSDAIDGNYNIGIRIASEEEPKFEFYTSRLGLGYKNIVPFFNKEIKDNPKVTLKMLHFFINTGIRDTAYYWNELLKCMKVYVSLKKVCPSLDSLNIGGGFPIKNSLAFDYDYAYMVSEIIGQIKQTCDEAGVAVPHIFTEFGSFTVGESGGAIYQVLYQKQQNDREKWNMINSSFITTIPDTWAINKRFVMLAINGWQKEYERVLLGGLTCDSDDYYNSEQHMNGIYLPKYNKDKPLYIGFFNTGAYQESIGGFGGLQHCLIPTPKHVLIDRDEDGKLKTTVFAEQQTSEQLLSILGYDYGVNNAFAKAESKTASHSKQTV comes from the coding sequence ATGAAGACAAAATACTTTGATCTTATAGATCAAACTTTTGATTTTCCGCAGGAAGAGTTCACTCTAAAAACAAATGAGCTCCAGTTCCACGGGATTGATTTGATGGCACTTATAAAAGAACACGGTGCACCACTTAAGTTTACATATCTACCTAAAATCTCTGATAATATAAACAGAGCAAAAACTTGGTTTGCAGCTGCTATAAAAGAGCACAACTATGCCGGTAATTATAATTACTGCTATTGTACTAAGAGTTCGCATTTTAAGCACGTACTAGACGAGGCTTTAAAAAATGATATTCATATCGAGACGTCATCTGCTTTTGATATTGATATTGTAGAAAATCTTAAGGCACAGGGCAAGATTAATAACGACACCTTTGTGATATGCAACGGGTTTAAACGTGACCAGTATGTTCAAAACATTGCACGCCTCATAAATAATGGGCATAAAAACTGTATCACAGTTATAGATAATTATGAAGAGATCACCCTACTAAGCGATGCTATAGATGGTAATTATAACATAGGTATACGTATCGCCTCAGAAGAGGAACCTAAGTTTGAGTTTTACACCTCTCGTTTAGGTCTGGGTTATAAAAACATTGTGCCCTTTTTTAATAAAGAGATTAAGGATAACCCTAAGGTTACCCTTAAGATGCTGCACTTTTTTATAAATACGGGCATACGTGACACCGCATATTACTGGAACGAGCTTCTTAAATGTATGAAGGTGTATGTCTCTCTTAAAAAGGTGTGCCCATCACTAGATAGCCTTAACATAGGTGGTGGTTTTCCTATAAAAAACTCACTTGCCTTTGACTATGATTATGCCTATATGGTGAGCGAGATTATAGGGCAGATTAAGCAAACTTGTGATGAAGCTGGCGTGGCAGTGCCTCACATTTTTACAGAGTTCGGCAGTTTTACGGTAGGAGAGAGTGGCGGTGCGATTTACCAAGTGCTATATCAAAAACAACAGAATGATCGCGAGAAGTGGAATATGATTAACTCCTCATTTATCACCACCATACCAGATACCTGGGCGATTAATAAACGTTTTGTAATGCTTGCTATAAACGGCTGGCAAAAGGAATATGAGCGCGTTTTACTAGGTGGTCTTACCTGTGATAGTGATGATTATTATAACAGTGAGCAGCATATGAACGGGATTTATCTACCTAAGTACAATAAGGATAAACCGCTGTATATAGGCTTTTTTAATACGGGTGCTTATCAAGAAAGTATAGGCGGTTTTGGCGGGTTACAACACTGCCTCATCCCTACTCCAAAACACGTTTTAATAGATCGTGATGAAGATGGCAAACTTAAAACGACGGTATTTGCAGAGCAGCAAACCTCTGAGCAATTGCTATCCATTTTGGGATATGATTATGGGGTTAATAACGCTTTCGCGAAAGCGGAATCAAAAACAGCATCACACAGCAAACAAACAGTATAA